The Pseudomonas iranensis genome includes a window with the following:
- a CDS encoding site-specific integrase, with protein sequence MATIRSRKKADGSTSYTAQVRINRDKVTVYQESRTFARKQAAQAWARKRESELDEPGAIERASRKGATAKEMIDQYLREVEKARPLGKTKKATLTAIGASYFGKLNDTDINTQCLVDFALWRMSSEGGGVLPQTAGNDLAHLGAVLSIARDAWGYQVDPLAMAGARRVLRKLGYNLKSRERDRRPTLEELGKLMTHYEEMQARRRSVTNMLKVVGFALFSTRRLDEITRIRWVDVDEAGQRVLVRDMKNPGQKIGNDVWCYLPDEAWQILQTMPKAGEDIFPYSPESISTSWAKACKFLEIADLHFHDLRHEGVSRLFEMDWDIPRVASVSGHRDWNSLRRYTHLRGKGDRYVGWEWHEKILRAPVQLGAASMKWLKRRVLSR encoded by the coding sequence ATGGCAACGATCAGATCACGCAAAAAGGCCGACGGCTCTACCAGCTACACAGCTCAGGTCCGCATCAACCGCGACAAAGTCACAGTCTACCAAGAGAGCCGGACCTTCGCCCGGAAACAGGCTGCCCAGGCCTGGGCGCGCAAGCGTGAATCCGAACTGGATGAACCGGGTGCGATCGAGCGGGCGAGCCGCAAAGGCGCCACCGCCAAAGAAATGATCGACCAGTACCTGCGCGAAGTTGAAAAGGCGCGGCCGCTGGGCAAAACCAAGAAGGCCACGCTCACGGCCATCGGCGCCAGCTACTTCGGCAAGCTCAATGACACCGACATCAATACGCAATGTTTGGTGGACTTCGCCCTGTGGCGAATGAGTAGCGAAGGTGGAGGCGTCCTGCCGCAAACCGCCGGCAACGACCTCGCGCACCTAGGCGCTGTACTGTCCATTGCTCGGGACGCATGGGGTTATCAGGTCGATCCGCTGGCCATGGCCGGCGCCCGGCGAGTGCTGCGCAAACTCGGCTACAACCTCAAGAGTCGCGAGCGGGATCGCCGTCCGACACTGGAGGAGCTGGGTAAGCTCATGACGCACTACGAGGAAATGCAGGCCCGGCGCCGAAGCGTTACCAATATGCTGAAGGTCGTCGGCTTCGCCTTGTTCTCAACCCGCCGTCTCGATGAGATTACGCGCATTCGCTGGGTGGACGTCGACGAGGCTGGCCAGCGAGTCCTGGTTCGGGACATGAAGAACCCCGGCCAGAAGATCGGCAACGACGTTTGGTGCTACTTGCCTGATGAAGCGTGGCAGATCCTCCAAACGATGCCTAAGGCCGGCGAAGACATTTTTCCGTACAGCCCTGAGTCTATTTCCACGTCCTGGGCGAAGGCCTGCAAGTTTCTGGAAATCGCCGACCTGCACTTTCACGACCTTCGGCACGAGGGTGTCAGCCGCCTGTTTGAAATGGACTGGGACATTCCGCGCGTGGCGAGCGTGTCGGGGCACAGAGACTGGAATTCGTTGCGACGCTACACCCACCTGCGCGGTAAGGGTGATCGGTATGTGGGGTGGGAGTGGCACGAAAAGATATTGAGGGCGCCCGTCCAACTGGGCGCCGCATCAATGAAGTGGCTCAAAAGGCGGGTTTTAAGCCGTTGA
- a CDS encoding pyocin activator PrtN family protein — protein sequence MNTAFILMAQYEGQAIIPLDRVCRDYFTHLTPDMFQRKVMSGQIKIPITRLEPSQKSAKGIHIGDLAAYLDLQRAAAVKENNQLNGLKPAF from the coding sequence ATGAACACAGCTTTTATTCTTATGGCCCAGTACGAAGGCCAGGCGATTATCCCGCTTGACCGGGTGTGTCGGGACTACTTCACACACCTGACGCCGGACATGTTCCAGCGCAAGGTGATGAGTGGGCAGATCAAAATCCCGATCACCCGACTGGAGCCGAGCCAGAAGTCTGCCAAGGGCATCCACATCGGCGACCTGGCGGCTTACCTCGACCTCCAGCGCGCCGCCGCGGTGAAAGAAAACAATCAGCTCAACGGCTTAAAACCCGCCTTTTGA